From the Misgurnus anguillicaudatus chromosome 17, ASM2758022v2, whole genome shotgun sequence genome, one window contains:
- the aff3 gene encoding uncharacterized protein aff3 isoform X4 codes for MHHSSIFLSGQQQRARTHGGRVRHSSSGSSGSDSSSEWESSPRRGSRSPSPETLTQYGSPSQQQKLNCSTETESPPTTQWQLDRWLEKVPKKLTDHDPGGGHRRGSKSDSGRGPSPGKYWSRDSESRRDYSPCESPVPSPKFDYSPRNSPRASPEYSPCPSPGNSLVPSPVPSVCPSPGESFRGSRSPSPLPLHPPRSPSPSLSSTAIPTQDCLTYPQDRPTQPESPRHIARPTVASNTPHRPKVRPWVPSDHNTDQRKESRTKDSRSRDTRPAPPQEHHSKHSLTNKSHKDLRHKPEAKGSESIAKQRINPASNPIPKHQSNSRPSPKPPKHLTDHSIEHNHRTREPTGVSIRSTSKSGHSSHFNTSKSSDRGPTSKSRDSSRNDVNSRSSHSSNSKSKPFCDTKQSSFKPSSQQSSSPKPKVKLGDTPVPRTGHSQKESNPREREREVDNRGKAQGVTLVPTGKEQRHRRLAEEQLTRRCWVRSSEEEEDDEDRRREEGERERKRRRRREHEAEWQPVQPKQRPHTNSQHQPSQESNGLNLEEQRRKKRRLSNEDISTRSHVLDSSPSPPLSPPSPTPVIQPKHSSSSSSSSSSSSSSSSSDSESESSPPRNVAKVPADSTSSQKRHNKQSTGTSGHSNKSSLSTPETDKRGRGRHKLYTLVPFGRSEHSPTISHRGLRNLVVRIDLSLLARVPDTNEIPEKQSSSSSLSSGKTKEKTSMRHLHHSEQLPGDGRSKRKADKGEAQRDNKRIHTEKLPVTVNRETEETCSDIKQNGCQEDYFYSKRPLSPLSPPSDLVERSKPSVKPQHTEKYHTPLEKDRDSTTQKIQVQKMQPKVEKECVGLSGHPQHLSGSRVPPTNLPLHYRGTVPISEVSHHAEYYMHEAKRLKHRADAMVDKLGKAVNYVDAALSFMECGKAMEEGPLESKSPYAMYAETVELIRYAMRLKSHAGPGASQEDKQLAVLCFRCLALLYWQMFRLKKDNALKYSKVLLDYFKGSPKAPHKPPPWNDSGKGAVPPASICSLNIMGSHPGSSPSSVISIPQRIHQMAANHLNITNSVLYSYEYWEVADTLAKENKEFFNYLNTLTGPLTLHSSMAHIVQYTRQGLQWIRISANLS; via the exons ATGCACCACTCAAGTATTTT CTTGTCAGGCCAGCAGCAGCGCGCACGCACACATGGCGGACGGGTGAGACATTCTAGCTCAGGGTCTTCGGGATCAGACTCCTCTAGTGAGTGGGAAAGCAGCCCACGCAGGGGATCACGCAGCCCAAGCCCAGAAACGCTCACCCAGTATGGGTCACCATCCCAACAGCAGAAACTAAACTGTAGCACAGAG ACGGAGAGTCCACCAACCACACAGTGGCAGCTGGACAGGTGGCTTGAGAAAGTCCCTAAAAAACTGACTGACCACGACCCTGGAGGAGGACATCGCCGGGGATCAAAATCTGACAGTGGCCGAGGACCATCACCAGGAAAGTACTGGAGCAGAGACTCGGAGTCAAGACGGGATTACAGTCCATGTGAAAGTCCTGTCCCTAGTCCAAAATTTGACTATAGCCCCAGAAACAGTCCTCGTGCCAGCCCTGAATATAGTCCTTGCCCCAGTCCCGGAAATAGCCTTGTGCCAAGCCCAGTGCCAAGTGTGTGCCCAAGTCCAGGAGAGAGCTTTAGAGGTAGTCGAAGTCCAAGTCCTTTACCACTGCATCCTCCCAGAAGCCCCAGTCCAAGTCTTTCATCCACCGCAATACCTACCCAAGATTGTTTAACATACCCTCAGGATCGGCCTACTCAGCCTGAAAGTCCCAGGCACATTGCACGACCAACTGTTGCCTCCAATACACCGCATCGTCCCAAAGTCAGGCCATGGGTGCCTTCGGACCATAACACTGACCAGAGAAAGGAGTCTAGAACCAAAGACTCTAGATCCAGAGACACTAGACCTGCTCCTCCCCAAGAACATCATTCCAAACACAGCTTAACAAATAAGTCACACAAAGACCTCCGACACAAGCCTGAAGCCAAAGGTTCTGAATCCATAGCCAAGCAAAGGATTAACCCAGCTTCAAACCCAATACCTAAGCATCAATCTAACTCTAGACCAAGCCCAAAACCACCTAAGCACTTAACTGACCATAGTATTGAACATAATCACAGAACAAGAGAACCTACAGGAGTATCAATCCGGTCAACTTCCAAATCAGGGCATTCATCCCATTTCAACACTTCAAAGAGCTCTGATCGTGGTCCCACATCGAAATCCAGAGACTCGTCCAGAAACGACGTGAACAGTCGATCCAGCCACAGCTCCAACTCTAAGTCTAAACCTTTCTGTGATACCAAGCAATCCAGTTTTAAACCAAGCTCTCAACAAAGTTCCAGCCCAAAGCCCAAGGTTAAACTCGGGGACACACCAGTTCCCAGAACTGGGCATTCACAAAAAGAGTCAAACCCAAGAGAGAGGGAGCGGGAGGTGGACAACCGAGGTAAAGCCCAGGGAGTGACCCTGGTGCCAACCGGCAAAGAGCAGAGACACAGGAGACTGGCGGAAGAGCAGCTAACAAGGCGCTGTTGGGTTCGGAGTTCTGAGGAAGAGGAAGACGACGAAGACAGGAGAAGAGAGGAAGGGGAACGAGAAAGGAAAAGGAGAAGGAGGAGGGAGCATGAAGCTGAATGGCAGCCGGTGCAGCCAAAGCAAAGACCTCATACAAATAGCCAGCATCAACCTTCACAGGAAAGCAACGGACTGAACCTTGAGGAGcagaggaggaagaagagaaggcTGAGTAATGAGGACATTTCTACACGTTCTCATGTACTAGACTCCAGTCCATCTCCTCCACTGTCTCCACCCTCCCCTACTCCTGTCATCCAGCCCAAACATTCATCATCTTCCTCATCCTCATCTTCCTCATCTTCTTCGTCATCTTCCTCTGATTCAGAATCAGAGTCTAGTCCTCCACGAAATGTTGCCAAAGTCCCTGCAGATTCAACATCAAGCCAAAAGAGGCACAACAAACAGAGCACAGGTACTAGTGGTCACTCCAACAAGTCAAGCTTAAGCACCCCAGAGACAGATAAGCGAGGTCGGGGCAGGCACAAACTCTACACCCTGGTTCCTTTCGGCCGTTCTGAACATTCCCCGACCATCTCGCATCGAGGCCTAAGAAATCTGGTCGTGAGAATAGACCTCTCGCTTCTGGCCAGAGTACCTGATACAAATGAGATTCCAGAGAAACAGTCCTCATCTTCATCTTTATCATCaggaaaaacaaaagaaaagacATCAATGAGACATCTGCACCATTCAGAGCAACTGCCTGGCGATGGCAGAAGTAAAAGAAAA GCAGATAAAGGAGAAGCTCAGAGGGACAataagagaattcatacagAAAAGCTTCCTGTCACAGTCAACAGAGAGACTGAAGAAACTTGCTCTGACATCAAACAAAATGG ATGTCAGGAAGATTATTTTTACTCCAAGAGGCCTTTGTCCCCCTTATCTCCTCCATCTGACCTAGTAGAGCGCTCAAAGCCCTCAGTGAAACCTCAGCATACTGAAAAGTACCACACACCTTTAGAGAAAGACAGAGATTCAAcaacacagaaaatacag GTCCAAAAAATGCAGCCCAAGGTAGAGAAGGAGTGTGTTGGGCTTTCAGGACATCCACAGCATCTCTCTGGATCCCGAGTTCCTCCTACAAACCTGCCTCTGCACTACAGAGGAACTGTACCTATCAGTGAAGT CTCTCATCATGCTGAGTACTACATGCATGAGGCCAAAAGGTTGAAACATCGAGCAGATGCTATG GTGGATAAGTTAGGAAAAGCTGTAAATTATGTGGACGCTGCTTTGTCCTTTATGGAGTGTGGGAAAGCAATGGAAGAGGGACCACTTGAATCCAAGTCTCCTTACGCCATGTATGCTGAAACTGTGGAGCTCATCAG GTATGCAATGAGACTTAAAAGTCATGCAGGTCCTGGAGCCAGTCAGGAGGACAAACAGCTTGCTGTACTATG TTTCCGCTGTCTTGCACTCCTTTATTGGCAAATGTTTAGACTCAAGAAGGACAACGCTTTAAAATATTCTAAAGTCCTACTAGACTATTTTAAG GGTTCTCCAAAAGCACCACACAAACCCCCTCCCTGGAACGATTCTGGAAA GGGAGCTGTACCTCCTGCTTCTATTTGCTCTCTCAATATAATGGGATCTCATCCAGGCAGCTCACCCAGCAGTGTCATCAGCATTCCCCAGCGTATCCACCAGATGGCAGCAAACCACCTGAATATCACCAACAGCGTACTGTACAGTTATGAGTACTGGGAGGTGGCTGATACCCTTGCCAAGGAAAATAAAG AATTTTTTAACTATCTGAACACACTGACTGGACCTTTGACTCTGCACAGCAGCATGGCTCATATCGTCCAGTACACCAGGCAGGGGCTTCAGTGGATCCGTATCAGTGCTAATCTATCATAA